The DNA segment TGACCAGCTCGGCGCCGATCTTCTCGTACGGGTCCTCGAGCTCGATCTCCTTGGCGATGGACACACCATCGTTGGTGATCGTGGGGGCGCCCCACTTCTTCTCGAGGACGACGTTGCGGCCCTTGGGGCCGAGGGTGACCTTGACGGCGTCGGCGAGCTGGTTCATCCCGCGCTCGAGACCGCGCCGTGCCTCCTCGTCGAACGCGATGATCTTGGCCATGTGAAGTGGTCCTCCCGGACTGGGGTGGATTGCTCCGGACCGCGCTGGCGCCCGCGACGGACGACCTGCAGACCCGCGGCGGTTCCTTGCCCCACCCGGCCTACGGGCCTCACCGACCCGGTCCTTCATTGTCACTCTCACTGGGAGAGTGCTAACGCAATGATTAGCACTCGCACCCCGCGAGTGCAAGGCGGCTTCATGGATGCGTCTCCCGGCGGCGGCCGTCCGGCGGGTGCGAGCGGGCACCCCGGGACGGGCGCCCGCGACCGCCGGCGGACAGCAGAAGGCCCGCACCCCTCGCGGGGTGCGGGCCTTCACGACGCAGCAGTCGGTCGGCGCCTCAGCCGGCCACCCGGACCATGTCCGCCTGCGGCCCCTTCTGGCCCTGCGAGATCTCGAACTCGACCCGCTGACCCTCCTCAAGGGTGCGGTAGCCGTCCATCTGGATCGCGCTGTAGTGGACGAAAACATCCGCACCACCGTCGACCGCGATGAAGCCGTACCCCTTCTCCGCGTTGAACCACTTGACGGTGCCCTGAGCCATGCCTAACTCCCCTATTACTGGCCCTTGCGCAGGACCGCACTCCGCGGACCCGGGTCAGACCTCACCCCGCGAAAGGCCCGTGGGGTGTGCGCCGGAACGCGTCGACCGCCGCTGAATGTATCTGCACAGATGCCCAGCGCAACAGGTCAATCGGACGAGAATTCTGGGGCCGGGGAATCGGCAATATCAGGTGAAATCCCGGTTCTCCCGGGCAAGCCGGGCCGGGCATAGCGCACTTAAGCGACAAATGCTGCGCACACTTTGGGCACAACTGACCCCGTTCTCATATGCGTTCGGCACACGCATGCGCGATAGCGCCGGGGTATCACCTCAATGGTATCCCCTTTAACAACATGGAATTGCCCCGTCCGCTTTCTGGCGGACGGGGCAATTCCGGTCAAGCAGGAGAAGAGTTGGCGCAAATCAGCACCCGCCGGCCACCGCCGGAATGATGGAGACGCCCGCGCCGTCGGGGGT comes from the Streptomyces angustmyceticus genome and includes:
- a CDS encoding cold-shock protein: MAQGTVKWFNAEKGYGFIAVDGGADVFVHYSAIQMDGYRTLEEGQRVEFEISQGQKGPQADMVRVAG